In one window of Chryseobacterium phocaeense DNA:
- a CDS encoding helix-turn-helix domain-containing protein, protein MNNHFFDLIEHTNRSVFLTGKAGTGKTTFLNEFVKKTRKKYIVVAPTGIAAINAGGVTIHSMFGLPLRTFLPTTDRIDGSLANNIADLMPHFKYRKDKLKLLREVEVLIIDEVSMLRADVLDMMDFSLRFIRRNNQRFGGVQMLFIGDLYQLPPVVRDEHILKICYQSPFFFDSLAVKDIPLLTIELTKVYRQSDEKFLEILNAIRDGDVANINFEDLNERYDPDFKAGTDSYVYLCSHNKMADEINQEKLEEINLTVKTYEAKLFGDFKENQFPNEQFLELKVGAQVMFIRNDITGEKKYFNGKLGEISSLDDNEIKVVLEGSEREITVKREVWEQKKYFLDTEKNIKEEVLGSFEQFPIKLAWAVTIHKSQGLTFDKVIIDAGKSFTAGQVYVALSRCRTLEGIVLKSKITPEVIFKDNRILQFQGNTFANDNVEAILNREKYDYSIRKVLRTVNCLWFLNEVEEWNKLSITTKNIDHVKTNQLYLQLKHEVVNLGKIFEKLERVISQKVNNFIENKEEWSEIESKTKGAVNFFFTEIRDKVFNPLKEFYAEIKGAKGLKQYNEEFRNWLEDTEEYLNSLKEAHLLETKLLDEKNDKEISLKIAKVPSQVLTFQLFEQGKTIGEIALERGLVKETVIGHLAKFAEQGLLDISRVITSDKIKTFETEFYKSPHETLTEWKNALPNDFEFNEIRILINHYNFKKEKSNK, encoded by the coding sequence ATGAACAATCATTTTTTTGACTTAATAGAGCATACCAACAGAAGCGTTTTTCTTACGGGGAAAGCCGGAACCGGAAAAACAACTTTCCTTAATGAATTTGTAAAGAAAACAAGGAAAAAGTATATTGTAGTGGCACCTACGGGAATTGCTGCAATCAATGCCGGTGGAGTAACCATTCATTCCATGTTTGGGCTGCCTTTAAGAACTTTTTTACCGACTACAGACCGTATTGACGGAAGTTTGGCGAATAATATTGCTGATCTGATGCCGCATTTCAAATACAGAAAAGATAAACTGAAACTTTTACGCGAAGTGGAGGTCCTTATTATTGATGAGGTTTCTATGTTGAGAGCTGATGTCCTTGATATGATGGATTTTTCGCTGAGATTTATCAGACGGAATAACCAGCGGTTTGGCGGGGTTCAGATGTTGTTTATCGGGGATCTGTACCAGCTTCCGCCGGTGGTCCGGGATGAGCATATTTTAAAGATCTGCTATCAGTCGCCCTTCTTTTTCGACAGTCTGGCGGTGAAAGATATTCCGCTGCTGACCATTGAACTGACCAAAGTGTACAGGCAGTCCGATGAAAAGTTCCTGGAAATCCTGAATGCTATCCGTGACGGTGATGTGGCCAATATCAATTTTGAAGACCTGAATGAACGATATGATCCTGATTTCAAAGCAGGAACAGATTCTTACGTTTATCTGTGTTCACACAATAAAATGGCGGATGAAATCAATCAGGAAAAGCTGGAGGAAATCAATCTGACCGTTAAAACTTATGAGGCTAAGCTCTTCGGGGATTTCAAGGAAAACCAGTTCCCGAATGAACAGTTTTTAGAATTAAAGGTGGGTGCACAGGTCATGTTCATCAGAAATGATATTACCGGAGAAAAAAAATATTTCAATGGGAAATTGGGGGAAATTTCTTCTTTGGACGATAATGAAATAAAAGTGGTCCTTGAAGGCAGTGAAAGGGAAATTACCGTTAAACGGGAAGTCTGGGAACAGAAAAAATATTTCCTGGACACTGAAAAAAATATCAAAGAAGAAGTTCTGGGAAGTTTTGAGCAGTTCCCGATAAAACTGGCTTGGGCGGTTACTATTCACAAAAGCCAGGGGCTGACGTTTGATAAAGTGATCATAGATGCGGGAAAAAGCTTTACAGCCGGCCAGGTGTATGTGGCGCTGTCCAGATGCCGTACGCTGGAAGGGATTGTTTTAAAATCTAAAATCACCCCTGAAGTTATTTTTAAAGACAACAGAATCCTGCAATTCCAGGGGAATACCTTTGCAAATGATAACGTAGAAGCCATCCTGAACCGTGAAAAATATGACTACAGCATCAGGAAAGTGCTTCGTACCGTGAATTGTCTGTGGTTTCTGAATGAAGTGGAAGAATGGAATAAACTGTCCATCACCACAAAAAATATTGACCACGTAAAAACCAATCAGCTTTATCTTCAACTGAAACATGAAGTCGTTAATCTAGGAAAGATCTTCGAAAAACTGGAACGGGTCATTTCCCAGAAGGTCAATAATTTTATTGAGAATAAAGAAGAATGGTCAGAAATTGAAAGCAAAACCAAAGGAGCGGTTAATTTTTTCTTTACAGAGATCCGGGATAAAGTTTTTAATCCGCTGAAAGAATTCTATGCTGAAATTAAGGGGGCAAAAGGTCTGAAGCAGTACAATGAAGAATTCAGGAACTGGCTGGAAGACACTGAGGAATACCTGAACAGCCTGAAGGAAGCCCATCTGCTGGAAACGAAACTTTTAGATGAAAAAAACGATAAGGAAATCAGTCTGAAAATTGCAAAAGTGCCTTCCCAGGTATTGACATTCCAACTGTTTGAACAGGGCAAGACCATCGGGGAAATTGCTCTGGAAAGAGGTCTGGTAAAAGAAACGGTGATCGGGCATCTGGCAAAATTTGCAGAGCAGGGATTACTGGATATTTCAAGAGTAATTACTTCGGATAAGATCAAAACATTTGAAACAGAATTTTACAAAAGTCCTCATGAAACCTTAACGGAATGGAAGAATGCGCTGCCTAATGATTTTGAATTTAATGAAATCAGAATTTTGATTAATCACTATAATTTTAAGAAAGAGAAATCAAATAAATAG